Proteins found in one Saccharomyces kudriavzevii IFO 1802 strain IFO1802 genome assembly, chromosome: 11 genomic segment:
- the BUD2 gene encoding GTPase-activating protein BUD2 (similar to Saccharomyces cerevisiae BUD2 (YKL092C); ancestral locus Anc_2.490), with amino-acid sequence MGPKSEPAQCQKLHFELNEFLSNIKHYKNTFKGEIQWCNNLSLNDWKTHYLQITKTGALTHSIDESTVDPTNIQPIIKHLQECELEIIKDSQSSFKDVKANCNFIIQVNTSGKDNKVYLRVKNWNSFKKLLTCLIWWSSMKTKGIFNKFQISVPHKFSKKKMGKRESLLVYKLNVFGPMVKNIALPPPTNSLGNPNINNNDNYGVGWFSAMGVLKSDGILDLLLQSDGSLIYSLNINQLLKSEIRILDSSVLQNENCLFLGELPLLRSQLNIKKFCIENFNSGTNNSNEVPQEIIIEFPLKIDLEDCFVALQSYARSEYLSITGSDKSNDMKISNRFKISILEANFQSINLNDKNNTPWSIFTDISAWDHTWARTSMASNSPNPFWREEFKFNELLKFTNSYLEIKQLFHDANNKSRLRLIGKIKITQDTINDAKYNKETRLPIMDVDNQNFQIGTICIKISSNLNFILPSTNFIKLEKLLANANLSMISNLIYKSSSSMENDNKLTQISIIFLDIFQSLFRMEEWFHVLIDKELAKIDGTVSRINQKNLDSKHIFNSLFRGNSILTKSTEQFFFRVGNEYLNKALSGILKNIIESNKSCELDPARIRENDQAKKEKTIADNYKRLYSWVTKIWKKLYATSNDLPIEIRNVLKIFRQKLEMICIEDTLQIILNGISGLLFLRFFCPVILNPKLFKYVSKNLNETSRRNLTLISKVLLNLSTLTRFANKEPWLMMMNHFIDKRHDEILDYIDKMTHKKLDFNSKTLNLSCTISRPKLAINQAILNDLPQIPYLIDKNLRETELISLIVNFTHETEKTIAKHSQIDNDAKRYSAAGEGLSCNSSINLAMDGKKLDSPVEVKPEIGELEFEKITENNTEVFGDDLMNLLKSDDVNPKNNSLNASANINVKRNSTFMTLEEEKRTMEELEQESCLLYNKIDRITKRLSDYECASNSLFEDKKYSISLSHEIFYEEIKEGKGIALKLLSGASAEHPPGKLQKLFIKGVAGKPNSSIGDSYSKFLTIEGPVGTNTSAVDGTSLNDEVKDDYLLSFNSQGKGNLGNRFSPTKLSRIMRKSPNTDTPKEQTSRKLTRWFKKKKEVEKT; translated from the coding sequence ATGGGTCCCAAGAGTGAACCGGCACAATGTCAAAAATTACATTTCGAGTTGAACGAATTTTTATCTAACATTAAGCATTATAAGAATACTTTTAAAGGTGAAATCCAGTGGTGTAACAATCTTTCCTTAAATGATTGGAAAACTCATTATCTGCAAATTACGAAGACTGGAGCCTTAACGCATTCAATCGATGAATCGACAGTAGATCCTACTAATATCCAACCCATCATCAAACATTTACAAGAATGTGAACTTGAAATCATCAAGGATAGTCAGTCATCTTTTAAAGATGTAAAGGCAAATTGTAACTTTATAATTCAAGTTAATACTTCAGGCAAGGATAACAAAGTGTATCTCCGAGTTAAAAATTGGAATAGTTTCAAGAAACTGCTGACGTGCCTGATCTGGTGGAGTTcgatgaaaacaaaggGTATATTTAACAAGTTTCAAATATCAGTACCTCATAAGTttagcaagaaaaaaatggggaAACGAGAAAGCTTGTTGGTTTATAAGCTGAATGTTTTTGGACCCATGGTTAAAAATATCGCCCTTCCGCCACCTACAAATTCCTTAGGTAACCCcaatattaataataatgataactATGGAGTAGGCTGGTTCTCCGCTATGGGTGTGCTCAAATCAGATGGTATACTAGATCTGCTTTTACAAAGTGACGGGTCATTGATTTACTCATTAAACATTAACCAGCTTTTAAAATCAGAGATAAGAATTTTAGATTCTTCTGTCTTACAGAATGAGAACTGTTTGTTTTTAGGTGAGTTGCCCTTGTTACGAAGTCAGTTGAAcattaaaaaattttgcATAGAGAACTTTAATTCCGGTACTAATAATTCTAATGAAGTCCCCCAAGAGATAATTATAGAATTTCCACTGAAAATAGATTTGGAAGATTGTTTTGTTGCGTTACAGTCATATGCTAGGTCAGAATACCTATCTATTACTGGCTCAGACAAGTCAAACGAtatgaaaatatcaaatagATTCAAGATTTCTATATTGGAGGCCAACTTCCAGTCCATCAATTTGAACGATAAGAACAATACACCGTGGTCAATATTCACTGATATATCAGCCTGGGACCATACGTGGGCTAGAACATCTATGGCTTCAAATTCCCCGAATCCATTTTGGAGGGAAGAGTTTAAATTTAACGAACTTTTAAAATTCACTAATTCCTATCTGGAAATCAAGCAGCTGTTTCACGATGCTAATAATAAAAGTAGGTTGCGGTTGATAGGTAAAATTAAAATTACGCAGGATACAATAAATGATGCCAAATATAACAAGGAAACAAGACTACCCATCATGGATGTTGataatcaaaattttcaaatcggAACGATCTGcatcaaaatttcttcaaatttgaattttattttgccATCAACTAATTTTATTAAACTGGAAAAGCTTTTAGCTAACGCAAACTTGTCCATGATTTCTAACCTAATTTacaaatcttcttcgtcgATGGAGAATGATAATAAGTTGACACAAATAtctataatttttcttgatatatTTCAATCTTTATTTCGAATGGAAGAGTGGTTCCATGTTCTTATAGATAAAGAACTGGCTAAAATAGATGGGACTGTTTCAAGgataaatcaaaaaaatttagacTCAAAGCATATTTTCAACAGTCTCTTCCGTGGTAATTCTATTCTAACAAAATCAACtgaacagttttttttcagagtAGGCAATGAGTATTTGAATAAGGCACTTAGTGGTATATTGAAGAACATTATTGAGTCAAATAAATCATGTGAATTGGATCCTGCCAGAATAAGGGAAAATGATcaagcaaagaaagaaaaaacaatagcCGATAATTACAAAAGATTGTATTCTTGGGTTAccaaaatttggaaaaaactaTATGCAACAAGTAATGACTTACCGATTGAAATCAgaaatgttttgaaaatttttagaCAAAAGCTGGAGATGATTTGTATCGAAGACACTTTGCAAATAATTTTAAACGGTATATCAGGGTTGTTGTttttgagatttttttgcCCAGTTATTTTGAATCCTAAGCTTTTTAAATATGTTTCTAAAAACTTAAATGAAACATCGAGAAGGAACCTTACTCTAATAAGCAAAGTTTTGCTTAATTTATCTACATTAACACGTTTTGCCAACAAAGAACCCTGgttaatgatgatgaatcaCTTTATTGATAAAAGGCATGATGAGATATTGGACTACATCGATAAAATGACTCATAAGAAACTAGACTTTAACTCCAAGACATTAAACTTAAGTTGTACTATTTCAAGACCTAAATTGGCTATTAATCAAGCGATTTTAAATGATTTACCTCAGATTCCTTATCTgattgataaaaatttaAGAGAGACGGAATTAATTAGTTTGATTGTTAACTTCACTCATGAAACTGAGAAGACGATTGCGAAACATAGTCAGATAGACAATGACGCGAAGCGATATTCAGCGGCGGGAGAGGGTCTCTCTTGCAATAGTAGTATAAATTTGGCGATGGATGGGAAAAAACTGGATTCACCAGTGGAGGTTAAGCCAGAAATTGGAGAATTagaatttgagaaaataaCCGAAAACAATACAGAGGTTTTTGGGGAcgatttgatgaatttaCTGAAAAGTGACGATGTGAATCCCAAGAATAATAGCCTGAATGCCAGCGCCAATATTAACGTTAAACGTAATTCCACATTTATGACGCTGGAAGAGGAGAAGCGCACGatggaagaattggaacAAGAGTCCTGTTTGCTTTACAATAAGATTGATCGTATCACGAAGAGATTATCAGATTACGAGTGTGCTTCCAATAGTTTATTCGAAGACAAAAAATATTCCATTTCCCTCTCACATGAGATATTTTATgaggaaataaaagaagGCAAGGGAATTGCTCTTAAGTTACTGAGCGGCGCATCAGCTGAACACCCTCCTGGAAAATTGCAGAAACTATTCATAAAAGGAGTTGCAGGCAAACCTAATAGCAGTATTGGAGATAGCTACAGCAAATTTTTGACCATTGAAGGTCCCGTGGGCACGAATACGTCAGCAGTAGACGGAACGTCATTGAATGATGAAGTCAAGGATGATTATTTGCTATCCTTTAACTCTCAAGGTAAAGGTAATTTGGGTAATAGATTTTCTCCCACAAAGTTGTCAAGGATAATGAGGAAATCTCCTAATACAGATACGCCCAAAGAACAGACTTCCCGTAAGTTGACAAGATGgtttaaaaaaaagaaggaagttGAAAAGACTTGA
- the MIF2 gene encoding Mif2p (similar to Saccharomyces cerevisiae MIF2 (YKL089W); ancestral locus Anc_2.495), with protein sequence MDYMNLGLKSRKTGIDVKENIPKDEYSMENIDDFFKDDETSLISMRRKSRRKSSLFLPSSLNNNTNNILPPFLQSYQPQEKEAAQNPPSDNDGSRRSSLLSHQSNFQSPGNDFEPIQEEPEEEEKSKKSNGFVTPTTQKLSKPIFKRKYSTHYNLDASDSLSVKLTPDRITNKNVYTDVPDLIADEGDDDRGNTSLNTSDNALLEDELEDDGFIPESEDDGDYIESDSSLDSTSEIPSDSDGDGNYQGAEEEIPVDANDNENDYITRQANGVVRTDSIIDRNGLRKSTRVKVAPLQYWRNEKIVYKRKSNKPVLDIDKIVTYDESEDEEEILAAQRRKKQKKKPTPTRPYNYVPTGRPRGRPKKNPDTKENLIPEDPNEEIIERIESGGIENGEWLKHGILEANVKISDDREETRDEIIAFAPNLSQAEQVKDTKDENFALEIMFDKHKEYFASGILKLPAISGQKKSSNSFRTYITFHVIQGIVEVTLCANRFLSVKGSTFQIPAFNDYAIANRGNDEAKMFFVQVTVSQDADDTEKGLDTTFDTFG encoded by the coding sequence ATGGATTACATGAACCTGGGGCTCAAATCCCGTAAAACTGGTATTgatgtcaaagaaaacatacCCAAAGATGAGTACAGTATGGAGaatattgatgatttttttaaagatgatgaaactAGCCTTATCAGtatgagaagaaaaagcagaagaaaatcatcattatttttaccGTCATCATTAAACAACAACACTAATAATATACTACCACCTTTTCTACAATCATATCAAcctcaagaaaaagaagctgCTCAGAATCCACCCAGCGATAATGATGGCTCAAGACGATCATCTTTGCTGAGTCATCAATCAAACTTCCAAAGCCCAGGTAATGATTTCGAGCCTATCCAAGAGGAGccagaagaggaagaaaaaagtaaaaagaGCAATGGATTTGTCACGCCAACAACACAAAAATTAAGTAAGCCTATTTTCAAGAGGAAATATTCCACCCATTATAACCTTGATGCTTCTGACAGTCTCTCGGTAAAGTTGACACCAGATAGAATCACTAATAAAAACGTGTACACAGATGTTCCTGATTTGATTGCTGATGAAGGGGACGACGATAGGGGAAACACTTCTTTGAACACATCTGATAATGCATTATTAGAGGATGAGCTGGAAGATGACGGGTTCATACCTGAAAGTGAGGACGATGGAGATTATATTGAAAGTGACTCGTCTTTGGATTCTACGTCGGAAATTCCAAGCGACTCagatggtgatggtaaCTATCAGGGGGCGGAAGAAGAGATTCCAGTGGATGCGaatgacaatgaaaatgattatATAACACGACAGGCAAATGGTGTGGTTAGGACAGATTCCATAATAGATAGAAATGGACTGCGAAAATCGACAAGGGTTAAGGTTGCACCTTTGCAATATTGGAGAAACGAGAAAATAGTATATAAGAGGAAATCAAACAAACCAGTTCTCGATATAGACAAAATTGTCACGTATGATGAATCGGAAGACGAGGAGGAAATATTGGCAGctcaaagaaggaaaaaacagaaaaaaaaaccaacaCCAACTAGACCATACAATTACGTCCCCACGGGAAGACCAAGAGGAAGACCAAAGAAGAATCCAGATACGAAGGAGAATCTGATTCCAGAAGATCCTAACGAGGAGATTATAGAAAGAATCGAATCTGGAGGCATTGAGAACGGGGAATGGTTGAAGCATGGAATACTGGAGGCCAATGTGAAAATCAGTGACGATAGAGAGGAGACCAGGGACGAAATTATTGCGTTTGCGCCCAATTTATCACAAGCGGAACAAGTAAAGGATACAAAGGATGAGAACTTCGCTCTTGAGATAATGTTTGATAAGCATAAAGAATACTTTGCAAGTGGGATATTAAAATTGCCAGCTATATCtggacaaaaaaaatcaagcaaCTCATTCAGGACGTATATCACATTTCATGTGATACAAGGAATAGTTGAAGTTACCTTATGTGCGAACAGATTTTTGAGCGTCAAAGGTTctacttttcaaataccAGCATTTAATGATTATGCGATTGCCAATAGGGGAAATGATGAAGCCAAAATGTTCTTTGTGCAAGTGACCGTTTCGCAAGACGCCGATGATACAGAGAAAGGACTGGATACTACGTTTGATACTTTTGGGTAA
- the CUE2 gene encoding Cue2p (similar to Saccharomyces cerevisiae CUE2 (YKL090W); ancestral locus Anc_2.494): protein MNNDDELDSKLSTLMDMFPTISKSILQVHLLENNNNLELTIGLLLKENDEKSAADDELHQLYDMFPQLDTNLIKSQFAANGKSVESTISELLNYEVLQKLRENQEIIPESVEQSGRESNWKSTNNHIETIIKFTDAPKSVAQKYFVEGGFDPVRAIIKIILDYYDKNDFPKNSITVKAKKRPTATVRGGRVQSSIGLAHVLKKSESLTKAGGKSTKRPRTYKHCLNSPQMIELNELIAGNHALKVINHEFLQKCLQFYDGDVMKVLDLSSLLLKDDKSITKTWNLDEGFTLTSQNNCKQHVVKSSIPPAFHKNRVSSLYESPSQNNETHEGTASIIENMFQTYRLDFHGFLPNEAVSTLNIALNKWWSKEVAERELNSHNINAYGSKVQFVSPLVVVTGRGIHSVGGISKVRIQVKKFLERNYYIFWEESSFFRIEGKKRK from the coding sequence atgaataacgacgatGAACTTGATTCTAAATTATCAACCTTGATGGATATGTTTCCAACTATTTCCAAATCCATATTACAAGTGCATTTACTTgagaataataataatttgGAATTGACTATAGGCCTCCTGCTAAAGGAAAACGATGAAAAATCTGCTGCTGATGACGAGCTACACCAACTCTACGATATGTTTCCCCAGCTGGATACCAATCTAATAAAAAGTCAGTTTGCAGCTAATGGGAAATCCGTAGAATCAACCATTTCGGAGCTCTTGAATTATGAAGTCCTACAAAAACTCAGGGAAAACCAGGAAATAATCCCTGAAAGCGTAGAGCAAAGTGGAAGGGAAAGTAACTGGAAGTCGACAAACAACCATATAGAGACTATAATAAAGTTTACCGATGCTCCTAAAAGCGTTGCACAAAAATACTTCGTTGAAGGCGGTTTTGATCCGGTAAGGGCTATTATCAAGATTATATTGGATTATTATGACAAAAATGACTTCCCAAAAAATTCGATCACTGTTAAGGCCAAAAAAAGGCCTACTGCTACTGTAAGAGGCGGCCGGGTTCAATCATCAATAGGACTCGCCCATGTGCTAAAGAAGAGTGAAAGTCTAACAAAAGCAGGTGGGAAAAGCACCAAAAGACCGAGAACCTATAAACACTGCCTGAATAGCCCGCAGATGATTGAACTAAATGAATTGATAGCAGGAAATCACGCCCTCAAAGTTATAAACCATGAGTTCTTGCAAAAATGCCTGCAGTTCTACGATGGCGATGTCATGAAAGTATTAGACCTATCATCCTTACTGCTTAAAGATGATAAGAGTATAACCAAGACTTGGAACCTTGATGAAGGCTTCACTTTGACATCGCAAAATAACTGTAAGCAACATGTAGTCAAGTCCTCAATACCGCCAGCCTTCCACAAAAATAGAGTAAGCAGTCTTTATGAATCACCATCCCAAAACAACGAAACACATGAAGGAACCGCCTCGATCATAGAAAACATGTTCCAAACATATCGGCTAGATTTCCATGGCTTTCTACCCAACGAGGCGGTTTCGACCTTGAATATTGCATTGAATAAATGGTGGTCTAAGGAGGTGGCAGAACGAGAGTTAAACTCTCACAATATTAATGCATATGGCTCGAAAGTACAGTTTGTAAGTCCGTTAGTGGTCGTAACTGGTAGAGGTATTCACAGTGTCGGCGGGATCTCGAAGGTTCGAATACAGGTTAAAAAATTTCTAGAAAGGAATTACTACATATTTTGGGAAGAgtcttctttctttagaATCGAGggaaagaagaggaaatag
- the MBR1 gene encoding Mbr1p (similar to Saccharomyces cerevisiae MBR1 (YKL093W) and ISF1 (YMR081C); ancestral locus Anc_2.488), whose translation MRMEKPTDKPLSARDMNDDYSGGSMGDNDCLNFFERAVQDPCCEACDTEDADDELRAKLNNFNFQSDSSPCSGTCQQTLNPLCEIDEVQPERPALAPSRNGSVSGVNSDANSIPSYTHDPNDTKYGAMPSLRKAKTTSYFTSPSSNNSTMRNSLKKCNTNVNGLLTNRRNSSSSRQSIPELYSGACTRKKSNVLLKNETPQSEFSSSSLQHSNTRSFSLPRSRSRSSAIAIPTHLYGLEKYVSPELDTLTADPVNSVGNSLNAGGPVNSSISSSNTGDTDSSVPNSNDVATLNYSPGANTNRYHPPRQQPHQPLLAKPSFGAGRKKSFIEVSLASSFAD comes from the coding sequence ATGAGGATGGAAAAGCCAACAGATAAACCACTTTCCGCAAGGGATATGAATGACGATTACTCTGGGGGTTCGATGGGTGATAATGACtgtttaaattttttcgaaaGGGCTGTCCAGGACCCGTGCTGCGAGGCCTGTGACACAGAAGATGCAGATGACGAACTGAGGGCAAAGctcaataatttcaatttccaatCGGATTCTTCCCCCTGTAGTGGTACGTGTCAACAGACGCTGAACCCCCTGTGCGAGATAGATGAAGTTCAACCGGAGAGGCCAGCTTTAGCTCCTTCGAGAAACGGCTCGGTATCTGGGGTGAACTCTGATGCTAATTCTATTCCGTCTTATACCCATGACCCGAACGACACCAAATATGGAGCCATGCCCAGCTTGAGAAAGGCCAAAACAACGTCATACTTCACTTCCCCTTCCTCAAATAACAGTACCATGAGAAACtcactgaaaaaatgtaataCAAACGTAAACGGCCTCCTAACAAACAGAAGAAACTCGAGCTCCTCTAGACAATCCATACCTGAACTGTATAGTGGTGCTTGCAcgaggaagaaaagcaaCGTATTATTAAAGAATGAAACGCCACAGTCGGAATTTTCTAGCAGCTCTCTACAACATTCCAACACAAGGTCATTTTCCCTACCCAGGTCAAGATCAAGGTCCTCTGCTATTGCTATACCCACACACTTGTATGGCCTGGAAAAATACGTTTCACCCGAGTTGGATACCTTAACGGCTGACCCAGTAAACAGCGTTGGGAATTCTCTAAATGCTGGGGGGCCTGTaaattcttccatttcttcaagtaaTACAGGAGACACAGATTCATCCGTGCCAAATTCAAACGATGTAGCAACGCTCAATTACTCCCCAGGTGCAAATACGAACCGATACCACCCACCAAGGCAGCAACCGCACCAGCCGCTATTAGCAAAACCAAGCTTCGGCGCtggaaggaaaaaatctttcatcGAAGTTTCATTGGCAAGTTCATTTGCAGACTAG
- the YJU2 gene encoding mRNA splicing protein YJU2 (similar to Saccharomyces cerevisiae YJU2 (YKL095W); ancestral locus Anc_2.486) has protein sequence MSERKAINKYYPSDYNPLEAEKLSRKMAKKLKTMNKSHASIRLMTPFSMRCLKCSEYIPKSRKFNGKKELLKEKYLDSIKIYRLTISCPRCANSIAFKTDPGNSDYIMEVGGVRNYVPQKADDVSKPKAAVESVDETLQRLVKEKELEQNEEMGIKGQADDKMDLLEKRLAKIQQEQEDDEELECLRKRNLEMGQRAEMMSLNKQVQREKAETIDDLDNVVEQAFDNHKQHVGESRDKKKTLLFNPLTTRGKVQKKNSSRANPLGIVVKRGKSLR, from the coding sequence ATGTCTGAAAGAAAAGCTATAAATAAGTACTATCCGTCGGATTACAATCCGTTGGAGGCTGAAAAGCTGTCCAGAAAGAtggccaagaaattgaaaaccaTGAATAAGAGCCACGCATCGATTAGGTTAATGACCCCATTTAGTATGAGATGTTTAAAATGCAGTGAGTACATCCCTAAGAGcagaaaattcaatggtAAGAAGGAACTGTTAAAGGAGAAGTACCTCGACTCCATCAAAATCTATCGATTAACCATCTCATGTCCGCGCTGTGCCAATTCCATCGCATTCAAAACAGACCCTGGCAACTCGGATTACATAATGGAAGTGGGAGGCGTGAGAAACTACGTTCCGCAGAAGGCTGATGACGTTTCTAAGCCTAAGGCAGCCGTCGAAAGTGTAGACGAGACACTGCAGCGATTAgtgaaggaaaaggagTTGGAGCAAAATGAGGAAATGGGTATAAAGGGCCAAGCAGACGACAAGATGGATCTGTTGGAAAAACGACTGGCTAAAattcaacaagaacaagaggaCGACGAAGAACTAGAGTGtttgaggaaaagaaacctAGAAATGGGACAGAGAGCCGAAATGATGAGCCTTAACAAACAAGTGCAACGAGAAAAGGCAGAAACGATAGATGACCTGGACAACGTTGTGGAGCAAGCATTTGATAACCATAAGCAGCATGTCGGCGAGTCTCGCGATAAGAAGAAGACCCTGCTGTTTAATCCTCTGACCACCAGGggaaaagttcaaaaaaaaaactcatCGCGTGCAAATCCACTAGGGATAGTGGTGAAGCGTGGTAAGTCTCTGAGGTGA
- the SKDI11G1240 gene encoding phosphatidylinositol/phosphatidylcholine-binding protein (similar to Saccharomyces cerevisiae YKL091C and SEC14 (YMR079W); ancestral locus Anc_2.491), protein MTNIILDTYPQTCSPSAFPGTPGNLTKEQEETLLQFRSILLKRNCKERLDDSTLLRFLRARKFNINASVEMFVETERWREEYGANTIIEDYENNKETEDKERIKLAKMYPQYYHHVDKDGRPLYFEELGGINLNKMYKITTEEHMLRNLVKEYELFARYRVPACSRRAGYLIETSCTVLDLKGISLSNAYHVLSYIKDVADISQNYYPERIGKFYIIHSPFGFSTMFKLVKPFLDPVTVSKIFILGSSYKKELLKQIPIENLPIKYGGTSTLHNPNDRFYYSDIGPWRDPEYIGPEGEIPNIFGKFTVTN, encoded by the coding sequence atgacAAACATCATACTTGATACTTATCCTCAAACCTGCTCACCAAGTGCTTTCCCAGGTACCCCCGGCAATTTAACCAAGGAGCAGGAGGAAACCCTTTTGCAGTTCAGGTCGATCTTGCTGAAGAGGAATTGCAAGGAAAGATTGGATGATTCTACACTGTTGCGATTTTTAAGAGCAAGGAAGTTCAATATCAATGCTAGTGTCGAAATGTTTGTAGAAACAGAACGATGGAGAGAAGAATATGGTGCCAACACTATTATCGAGGACTATGAAAATAACAAGGAAACAgaagacaaagaaagaattaaGCTAGCCAAGATGTACCCCCAGTACTACCACCATGTTGATAAGGATGGAAGACCtttatattttgaagaacttgGGGGGATCAACCTAAATAAAATGTACAAGATTACTACCGAGGAACACATGTTAAGAAATTTAGTTAAGGAATATGAATTGTTTGCCAGGTATCGGGTCCCAGCGTGTTCAAGAAGAGCTGGCTACTTGATTGAGACTTCGTGTACAGTGTTGGATTTGAAGGGGATTTCGTTGTCAAATGCGTACCATGTTCTTTCTTACATTAAAGATGTTGCGGACATCAGTCAAAACTATTATCCCGAGAGGATAGGGAAGTTTTATATTATACACAGTCCGTTTGGCTTCTCGACCATGTTCAAGTTGGTCAAACCCTTCTTGGACCCCGTTACAGTGTCGaaaatcttcatccttGGCTCTTCTTACAAAAAGGAGTTATTGAAACAAATACCTATAGAGAACTTGCCTATAAAGTATGGTGGAACATCCACCTTGCACAATCCCAATGACAGGTTCTACTATTCTGATATTGGTCCCTGGAGAGACCCAGAATATATTGGACCGGAAGGTGAAATCCCCAACATCTTTGGTAAATTCACTGTTACCAACTAA
- the YJU3 gene encoding acylglycerol lipase (similar to Saccharomyces cerevisiae YJU3 (YKL094W); ancestral locus Anc_2.487), protein MAPYPYNVQTTTPDLQYETFDGAKFGYMFWPVQNGNNKVKGRVLLIHGFGEYTKIQFRLMDHLSLNGYESFTFDQRGAGVTSTGKSKGVTDEYHVFNDLEHFVERNLRECKAKGIPLFMWGHSMGGGICLNYACQGKHKNEISGYIGSGPLIILHPHTMYNKATEIMAPLLARFLPRVRIDTGLDLNGITSDKTYRDFLGSDPMSIPLYGSFRQMHDFMQRGAKLYKNEDNYIQKNFAKNKPVIIMHGQDDTINDPKGSEKFIQDCPSKDKELKLYPNARHSIFSLETDKVFNIAFDDMKQWLDRHIATEAKP, encoded by the coding sequence atggcTCCCTATCCATACAACGTGCAAACGACAACCCCTGATCTCCAATACGAGACCTTCGATGGTGCTAAATTTGGTTACATGTTCTGGCCCGTTCAGAACGGTAACAATAAAGTCAAAGGCAGAGTTCTACTAATTCATGGGTTTGGTGAGTACACAAAGATTCAGTTCCGACTCATGGACCACTTATCCCTCAATGGGTACGAATCATTTACGTTTGACCAGAGAGGTGCTGGCGTTACATCAACGGGAAAATCGAAAGGTGTAACAGACGAGTACCATGTGTTCAATGATCTTGAGCATTTTGTTGAGAGGAACCTACGCGAGTGTAAGGCTAAAGGCATTCCCCTGTTCATGTGGGGTCATTCGATGGGTGGTGGTATTTGTCTAAACTATGCGTGCCAAGGTAAGCACAAGAACGAAATAAGCGGATATATCGGTTCAGGTCCGTTGATAATTTTGCATCCGCACACTATGTATAACAAAGCAACGGAGATAATGGCTCCATTATTAGCCAGGTTTTTACCTAGAGTGAGGATCGACACTGGGTTAGATTTGAATGGGATCACATCCGATAAAACGTATCGTGATTTCCTGGGGAGCGATCCAATGTCCATTCCACTATACGGGTCCTTCAGGCAAATGCACGATTTTATGCAACGTGGTGCCAAGCTGTATAAGAACGAGGACAACTACATTCAGAAGAactttgcaaaaaataaaccCGTCATTATTATGCATGGGCAAGACGACACAATCAACGACCCTAAGGGATCTGAAAAGTTCATCCAAGATTGTCCCTCCAAGGACAAGGAACTGAAGCTGTACCCGAACGCAAGACACTCCATCTTCTCGTTAGAGACAGACAAGGTCTTTAACATAGCGTTCGACGACATGAAACAGTGGCTGGACCGCCACATAGCAACGGAGGCCAAACCGTAA